The Punica granatum isolate Tunisia-2019 chromosome 4, ASM765513v2, whole genome shotgun sequence genome has a window encoding:
- the LOC116205076 gene encoding probable galactinol--sucrose galactosyltransferase 2 isoform X1 gives MMISHCTSSTPTPPTLFLAPPSSRQRTPQLLGASRQSFFSTGALSLRFPQKKWGQILRHSMFLSTRPAVKDGALSVDGKDVLTGVPDNIVVTPLTGSSAFVGATSTIMGSRHVFKLGLIQDVRLLCLYRFKIWWMMPRVGDSGRDIPVETQMLLLEVKEHEPLDEPIYVLLLPLLDGDFRSSLQGNSADELELCIESGDPATVTKASQKAVLVNYGDNPFDLMKESMKLVEKQMGTFSLRETKQMPGILDCFGWCTWDAFYHDVNPEGITDGLKSLSEGGTPAKFLIIDDGWQDTSNEFQKEGEPFVEGSQFGGRLLSIKENHKFRRQEIGAPSSEPTDLKEFVSHYKATFGLKYERENLSLVYFYISVYVYVWHALLGYWGGLVPGVSGTEKYSPVMRYPVQSPGNLANTRDIAMDCMEKYGIGTLDPAAASQFYDDLHSYLVSQNVDGVKVDVQNILETIGTDLGGRVSLTKQFQEALEKSIAANFQDNSIICCMGQSTDSIYHCKQSAITRASDDYYPNNPTTQTLHIVSVAYNSMFLGEVVVPDWDMFYSLHDAAEYHAAARAVGGCGVYVSDKPGHHDFEILKRLVLSDGSVLRAKYPGRPSRDCLFNDPVMDRMSLLKIWNLNNCTGVLGLFNCQGAGSWPGMEIAVKENEDISEISGKVSLTDIEYFEEVAGDSWNGDAAVYSFKAGSLSRLLKEESMNVRLGVLQCDVLTVSPIKVYDEKVRFAPIGLTNMYNSGGAVEAVESCNEKSTSSLVLCIKGRGSGTFGAFSDMRPKSCFVNSEEESFKFRTEENLLTVTIPPRMTSWDLFISY, from the exons ATGATGATAAGCCATTGCACAAGTAGTACCCCGACACCACCCACCTTGTTTCTTGCTCCTCCTTCGAGCCGCCAGAGAACTCCGCAGCTTCTCGGGGCCAGCAGGCAGAGCTTCTTCTCAACTGGGGCTCTGTCTCTTAGGTTTCCTCAGAAGAAATGGGGGCAGATTCTGAGGCATTCTATGTTCCTGAGCACGAGGCCCGCAGTGAAGGATGGAGCTCTGAGTGTGGACGGCAAGGATGTGCTGACCGGCGTACCGGACAACATCGTCGTGACTCCGCTGACTGGTTCATCGGCTTTTGTCGGGGCCACCTCCACCATTATGGGTTCCAGACACGTGTTCAAGCTTGGGCTCATTCA AGATGTGAGGTTGTTGTGCCTCTATAGATTCAAAATATGGTGGATGATGCCGCGAGTCGGGGACTCAGGAAGGGACATTCCCGTCGAGACTCAAATGTTACTTCTGGAAGTAAAGGAACATGAACCATTAGATGAGCCCATTTATGTTCTTTTGCTGCCCTTGTTAGATGGAGATTTCAGGAGCAGCTTGCAGGGAAACTCTGCAGACGAGCTGGAACTTTGCATTGAGAGCG GTGATCCTGCTACTGTCACAAAAGCGTCCCAGAAAGCAGTTCTCGTAAATTACGGAGACAATCCTTTTGATCTGATGAAGGAATCAATGAA ACTCGTGGAGAAACAGATGGGGACATTTTCACTTCGAGAAACAAAACAG ATGCCTGGAATCCTAGATTGTTTTGGTTGGTGCACTTGGGATGCGTTCTACCATGATGTCAATCCCGAAGGAATTACAGATGGGCTTAAAAG TCTATCGGAGGGAGGCACACCagcaaaatttttaattatagatGACGGTTGGCAAGATACAAGTAATGAGTTCCAGAAAGAGGGAGAACCATTTGTTGAAGGATCGCA GTTCGGAGGCAGATTGCTCAGCATTAAGGAAAACCATAAGTTCAGGAGACAAGAAATTGGAGCTCCAAGCTCCGAACCGACAGATCTAAAGGAATTTGTTTCACATTATAAGGCAACTTTTGGGCTCAAGTATGAAAGGGAAAACCTTTCACTAGTGTACTTCTATATTTCAGT GTATGTCTATGTGTGGCATGCATTGTTGGGTTACTGGGGAGGCCTTGTTCCTGGAGTTTCTGGGACAGAAAAATACAGCCCTGTAATGAGATACCCGGTTCAATCACCGGGAAATTTAGCTAACACTAGGGATATAGCAATGGACTGTATGGAGAAGTATGGGATTGGAACACTGGATCCAGCTGCAGCCTCTCAGTTCTATGATGATCTTCACAGCTATTTGGTTTCTCAGAATGTAGACGGGGTCAAGGTGGATGTGCAGAACATACTGGAGACTATTGGGACCGATTTGGGGGGCAGAGTTTCGCTCACAAAACAGTTCCAGGAGGCTCTCGAGAAGTCCATTGCAGCCAATTTTCAGGATAACAGCATAATTTGCTGCATGGGTCAGAGCACAGACTCCATTTACCA TTGCAAACAGAGCGCGATCACACGAGCTTCTGATGACTATTACCCCAACAACCCAACAACACAGACTCTGCACATAGTTTCTGTAGCATATAACAGCATGTTCCTTGGGGAAGTTGTTGTCCCTGACTGGGACATGTTCTAC AGCCTCCATGATGCAGCTGAGTACCATGCTGCTGCTCGTGCAGTTGGAGGATGTGGAGTCTATGTGAG TGATAAACCTGGGCACCATGATTTTGAGATACTCAAGAGGCTTGTACTTTCTGATGGGTCAGTACTGAGAGCAAAGTACCCCGGAAGACCTTCACGGGATTGCCTCTTCAATGACCCAGTCATGGATAGAATGAG TCTTCTGAAGATCTGGAACTTAAACAACTGCACAGGAGTTCTTGGTTTGTTTAACTGCCAAGGAGCGGGAAGCTGGCCTGGGATGGAAATTGCAGTTAAGGAAAATGAAGACATCTCCGAGATATCTGGAAAGGTATCTTTGACTGATATAGAGTACTTTGAAGAGGTCGCTGGGGACTCATGGAATGGGGATGCTGCAGTTTATTCCTTCAAAGCAG GTTCTCTAAGCCGACTATTGAAGGAAGAATCGATGAATGTCAGATTGGGAGTTCTTCAGTGTGATGTCCTCACCGTTTCTCCTATTAAG GTTTATGACGAGAAGGTACGGTTTGCTCCGATTGGATTAACAAACATGTACAATTCGGGTGGTGCTGTCGAGGCAGTTGAATCTTGTAATGAGAAATCTACCTCTAGTTTGGTACTATGCATTAAAGGAAGGGGCTCGGGTACCTTCGGTGCATTTTCTGATATGAGACCCAAGTCTTGCTTCGTAAACTCTGAAGAGGAAAGTTTCAAGTTCAGAACGGAAGAAAACTTGCTGACTGTTACTATTCCTCCAAGGATGACTTCATGGGACCTCTTCATTTCTTACTGA
- the LOC116205076 gene encoding probable galactinol--sucrose galactosyltransferase 2 isoform X2, which yields MMISHCTSSTPTPPTLFLAPPSSRQRTPQLLGASRQSFFSTGALSLRFPQKKWGQILRHSMFLSTRPAVKDGALSVDGKDVLTGVPDNIVVTPLTGSSAFVGATSTIMGSRHVFKLGLIQDVRLLCLYRFKIWWMMPRVGDSGRDIPVETQMLLLEVKEHEPLDEPIYVLLLPLLDGDFRSSLQGNSADELELCIESGDPATVTKASQKAVLVNYGDNPFDLMKESMKLVEKQMGTFSLRETKQMPGILDCFGWCTWDAFYHDVNPEGITDGLKSLSEGGTPAKFLIIDDGWQDTSNEFQKEGEPFVEGSQFGGRLLSIKENHKFRRQEIGAPSSEPTDLKEFVSHYKATFGLKYVYVWHALLGYWGGLVPGVSGTEKYSPVMRYPVQSPGNLANTRDIAMDCMEKYGIGTLDPAAASQFYDDLHSYLVSQNVDGVKVDVQNILETIGTDLGGRVSLTKQFQEALEKSIAANFQDNSIICCMGQSTDSIYHCKQSAITRASDDYYPNNPTTQTLHIVSVAYNSMFLGEVVVPDWDMFYSLHDAAEYHAAARAVGGCGVYVSDKPGHHDFEILKRLVLSDGSVLRAKYPGRPSRDCLFNDPVMDRMSLLKIWNLNNCTGVLGLFNCQGAGSWPGMEIAVKENEDISEISGKVSLTDIEYFEEVAGDSWNGDAAVYSFKAGSLSRLLKEESMNVRLGVLQCDVLTVSPIKVYDEKVRFAPIGLTNMYNSGGAVEAVESCNEKSTSSLVLCIKGRGSGTFGAFSDMRPKSCFVNSEEESFKFRTEENLLTVTIPPRMTSWDLFISY from the exons ATGATGATAAGCCATTGCACAAGTAGTACCCCGACACCACCCACCTTGTTTCTTGCTCCTCCTTCGAGCCGCCAGAGAACTCCGCAGCTTCTCGGGGCCAGCAGGCAGAGCTTCTTCTCAACTGGGGCTCTGTCTCTTAGGTTTCCTCAGAAGAAATGGGGGCAGATTCTGAGGCATTCTATGTTCCTGAGCACGAGGCCCGCAGTGAAGGATGGAGCTCTGAGTGTGGACGGCAAGGATGTGCTGACCGGCGTACCGGACAACATCGTCGTGACTCCGCTGACTGGTTCATCGGCTTTTGTCGGGGCCACCTCCACCATTATGGGTTCCAGACACGTGTTCAAGCTTGGGCTCATTCA AGATGTGAGGTTGTTGTGCCTCTATAGATTCAAAATATGGTGGATGATGCCGCGAGTCGGGGACTCAGGAAGGGACATTCCCGTCGAGACTCAAATGTTACTTCTGGAAGTAAAGGAACATGAACCATTAGATGAGCCCATTTATGTTCTTTTGCTGCCCTTGTTAGATGGAGATTTCAGGAGCAGCTTGCAGGGAAACTCTGCAGACGAGCTGGAACTTTGCATTGAGAGCG GTGATCCTGCTACTGTCACAAAAGCGTCCCAGAAAGCAGTTCTCGTAAATTACGGAGACAATCCTTTTGATCTGATGAAGGAATCAATGAA ACTCGTGGAGAAACAGATGGGGACATTTTCACTTCGAGAAACAAAACAG ATGCCTGGAATCCTAGATTGTTTTGGTTGGTGCACTTGGGATGCGTTCTACCATGATGTCAATCCCGAAGGAATTACAGATGGGCTTAAAAG TCTATCGGAGGGAGGCACACCagcaaaatttttaattatagatGACGGTTGGCAAGATACAAGTAATGAGTTCCAGAAAGAGGGAGAACCATTTGTTGAAGGATCGCA GTTCGGAGGCAGATTGCTCAGCATTAAGGAAAACCATAAGTTCAGGAGACAAGAAATTGGAGCTCCAAGCTCCGAACCGACAGATCTAAAGGAATTTGTTTCACATTATAAGGCAACTTTTGGGCTCAA GTATGTCTATGTGTGGCATGCATTGTTGGGTTACTGGGGAGGCCTTGTTCCTGGAGTTTCTGGGACAGAAAAATACAGCCCTGTAATGAGATACCCGGTTCAATCACCGGGAAATTTAGCTAACACTAGGGATATAGCAATGGACTGTATGGAGAAGTATGGGATTGGAACACTGGATCCAGCTGCAGCCTCTCAGTTCTATGATGATCTTCACAGCTATTTGGTTTCTCAGAATGTAGACGGGGTCAAGGTGGATGTGCAGAACATACTGGAGACTATTGGGACCGATTTGGGGGGCAGAGTTTCGCTCACAAAACAGTTCCAGGAGGCTCTCGAGAAGTCCATTGCAGCCAATTTTCAGGATAACAGCATAATTTGCTGCATGGGTCAGAGCACAGACTCCATTTACCA TTGCAAACAGAGCGCGATCACACGAGCTTCTGATGACTATTACCCCAACAACCCAACAACACAGACTCTGCACATAGTTTCTGTAGCATATAACAGCATGTTCCTTGGGGAAGTTGTTGTCCCTGACTGGGACATGTTCTAC AGCCTCCATGATGCAGCTGAGTACCATGCTGCTGCTCGTGCAGTTGGAGGATGTGGAGTCTATGTGAG TGATAAACCTGGGCACCATGATTTTGAGATACTCAAGAGGCTTGTACTTTCTGATGGGTCAGTACTGAGAGCAAAGTACCCCGGAAGACCTTCACGGGATTGCCTCTTCAATGACCCAGTCATGGATAGAATGAG TCTTCTGAAGATCTGGAACTTAAACAACTGCACAGGAGTTCTTGGTTTGTTTAACTGCCAAGGAGCGGGAAGCTGGCCTGGGATGGAAATTGCAGTTAAGGAAAATGAAGACATCTCCGAGATATCTGGAAAGGTATCTTTGACTGATATAGAGTACTTTGAAGAGGTCGCTGGGGACTCATGGAATGGGGATGCTGCAGTTTATTCCTTCAAAGCAG GTTCTCTAAGCCGACTATTGAAGGAAGAATCGATGAATGTCAGATTGGGAGTTCTTCAGTGTGATGTCCTCACCGTTTCTCCTATTAAG GTTTATGACGAGAAGGTACGGTTTGCTCCGATTGGATTAACAAACATGTACAATTCGGGTGGTGCTGTCGAGGCAGTTGAATCTTGTAATGAGAAATCTACCTCTAGTTTGGTACTATGCATTAAAGGAAGGGGCTCGGGTACCTTCGGTGCATTTTCTGATATGAGACCCAAGTCTTGCTTCGTAAACTCTGAAGAGGAAAGTTTCAAGTTCAGAACGGAAGAAAACTTGCTGACTGTTACTATTCCTCCAAGGATGACTTCATGGGACCTCTTCATTTCTTACTGA
- the LOC116204211 gene encoding subtilisin-like protease SBT5.4, with translation MSMLRREYVLLLFFLALYHVPECAAKKSYIVYMGSHSHGRDASPEVLERATQSHHEFLGSFLGSQEKAEKAIFYSYKRHINGFAANLEEEEAAEIAKHPSAISVFPNQGRKLHTTHSWNFMLFEDGKGEIIPNSAWDMGRFGEDTIVANLDTGVWPESLSFNDYGYGPVPSRWRGSCENNTASGVVCNRKLIGAKYYSKGYEQYAGPIDPSMKTPRDYNGHGTHTLSTAAGNFVSGAKVFGLGRGTVKGGSPRARVASYKVCWPPAKNGECFDADMLEAFDEAIHDGVDVLSVSIGGDPIDYFKDGISIGTFHAVKNGIVVVCSAGNSGPDAGTVTNVSPWIITVGASTLDREFQADVKIKKGAHGEQFKGLSLSMPLPEDRFYPLITGAQAQAANASALDAMLCKPGNLDPEKATGNIVVCLRGQNARVEKGRAAALAGAAGMILCNNKELGNDLIADPHVLPATHINYEDGTALFAYVNTTKDPRGFITAPRAVVGTKPAPFMASFSSKGPNTITPEILKPDITAPGVNIIASYSEATSPTGLPFDDRKVKFNVDSGTSMSCPHVSGVVGLLKTLHPDWSPAAIKSAIMTSARTRDNTMKPMLDGSFVKATPFSYGAGHLRPNRAVDPGLVYDMSSEDYLDFLCALGYNQTMIQQFTDEPHKCPDSLSLFDVNYPSFSVPNFSGKASLYRRVKNVGSPGTYKAVVHHPLGVSVSVEPTRLTFVKVGEEKEFRVALRAHRRIPRAVHKVNVTTEEYAFGGLTWTDGKHFVRSPIVVGFPN, from the exons ATGTCTATGTTACGGAGAGAATATGTCTTATTACTTTTCTTCCTTGCTCTATATCATGTCCCAGAGTGTGCCGCCAAGAAG TCATATATAGTGTACATGGGATCCCATTCCCATGGCCGTGATGCTTCTCCTGAAGTGCTCGAGAGGGCGACCCAATCTCACCATGAATTCCTTGGTTCATTTCTTGGAAG TCAAGAGAAGGCCGAAAAAGCAATATTTTACTCATACAAGAGGCACATCAATGGCTTTGCAGCCaacttggaggaagaagaagcagctGAAATTGCAA AGCATCCCAGTGCCATTTCGGTGTTTCCGAACCAAGGAAGGAAGTTGCACACAACCCATTCATGGAACTTCATGTTGTTTGAGGATGGTAAAGGCGAAATAATACCAAATTCTGCATGGGATATGGGCAGATTTGGTGAAGACACCATCGTTGCTAACCTTGATACTG GTGTTTGGCCTGAATCATTGAGCTTCAATGACTATGGCTACGGACCAGTTCCGTCAAGGTGGAGAGGATCTTGTGAGAATAACACTGCCTCTGGAGTTGTCTGCAACAG GAAGCTCATTGGGGCAAAATACTATTCCAAAGGCTACGAGCAGTATGCGGGGCCGATTGACCCGTCAATGAAGACCCCACGGGACTACAATGGACATGGGACTCACACCCTGTCAACCGCCGCAGGCAACTTTGTCTCTGGGGCGAAAGTGTTTGGATTGGGCAGAGGAACAGTCAAAGGCGGGTCCCCACGTGCCCGTGTCGCATCCTACAAGGTCTGCTGGCCGCCTGCCAAGAACGGAGAGTGCTTCGATGCGGACATGCTTGAAGCCTTTGACGAGGCAATCCATGACGGGGTGGATGTGCTCTCAGTCTCTATAGGTGGGGACCCCATTGACTACTTCAAGGACGGTATCTCAATCGGGACATTCCATGCTGTGAAGAATGGGATCGTCGTTGTCTGCTCAGCGGGCAACTCAGGACCAGATGCTGGCACAGTCACGAATGTCTCCCCTTGGATAATCACCGTGGGTGCTAGCACGCTGGATCGTGAGTTCCAGGCCGATGTAAAGATCAAGAAAGGCGCCCATGGTGAGCAGTTCAAAGGGCTGAGCCTCTCCATGCCGTTACCTGAAGATAGGTTTTATCCCCTCATCACCGGAGCGCAGGCTCAAGCAGCTAATGCTTCTGCTCTTGATGC AATGTTGTGTAAGCCAGGAAACTTGGATCCCGAGAAGGCAACGGGCAACATTGTGGTGTGCCTGAGGGGCCAGAACGCCAGAGTGGAGAAGGGCCGGGCAGCAGCTCTAGCTGGTGCTGCCGGGATGATCCTCTGCAACAACAAGGAGCTTGGGAATGATCTTATCGCCGATCCTCATGTCCTTCCTGCAACACATATCAACTATGAAGATGGCACTGCCCTCTTTGCCTACGTAAACACCACAAA AGATCCACGCGGATTCATTACCGCTCCAAGAGCAGTAGTAGGCACGAAGCCAGCCCCGTTCATGGCGTCCTTTTCCTCTAAGGGTCCCAACACCATCACTCCAGAGATCCTCAAG CCTGATATTACTGCTCCAGGAGTAAACATCATAGCCTCTTACAGCGAAGCCACAAGCCCGACGGGCTTGCCCTTTGATGACCGTAAAGTGAAGTTCAATGTTGACTCGGGCACGTCCATGTCCTGTCCTCATGTCTCTGGAGTTGTCGGGCTTCTGAAGACATTGCACCCAGACTGGAGCCCCGCTGCAATTAAATCCGCCATTATGACCTCAG CTAGGACAAGGGACAACACCATGAAGCCAATGCTCGACGGGTCCTTTGTCAAGGCAACACCCTTCAGCTATGGGGCAGGTCACTTGCGACCAAATCGCGCCGTGGACCCAGGCTTGGTCTATGACATGTCCAGCGAGGACTACCTCGACTTCCTCTGCGCACTGGGCTACAACCAGACAATGATCCAGCAATTCACAGACGAGCCCCACAAGTGCCCTGATTCACTCAGCCTGTTTGATGTCAACTACCCGTCATTCTCAGTTCCAAACTTCTCGGGCAAGGCATCGCTCTACCGCAGGGTGAAGAATGTGGGTTCCCCCGGAACTTATAAGGCTGTAGTCCACCATCCATTGGGGGTGTCCGTGTCTGTTGAACCGACCCGTCTGACTTTTGTTAAAGTAGGTGAGGAAAAGGAGTTCAGGGTGGCTCTCCGAGCACATCGCAGGATCCCGAGGGCCGTTCATAAGGTGAATGTCACAACAGAGGAGTACGCATTCGGAGGGCTAACTTGGACGGACGGGAAGCATTTCGTGCGGAGCCCCATAGTAGTTGGTTTTCCCAACTAG